A genomic region of Serratia fonticola contains the following coding sequences:
- the aegA gene encoding formate-dependent uric acid utilization protein AegA, translating into MNQFIVAESEACIGCRSCEVACVTAHHQGAYPSQREYFTPRVKVIQGAKANTAVFCHHCEDAPCANVCPTGAIAQRAASIHVSQEKCIGCKACAVACPFGMMTVVTETVQPANHRLAESYQKVEAQKCDLCSELNHDPACIRACPTHALRLVDRQTLAEQQKEKRLRAAARDHHSLLSGYAAHQDRGSNAPARPKPVFNLLQQPRAPRLEASKIPLELRKTTFAEIYQPFNEQQIQQQAERCLSCGKQSICAWTCPLHNQIPQWIKLASQGRIWEAAELSHQTSSLPEVCGRVCPQDRLCEQSCTLSEHGGAVTIGNIERYITETAFEMGWRPDMSAVKDSGKRVAIIGAGPAGLGCADILVRHGIKPVVFDRYPEIGGLLTFGIPAFKLSKDVMARRREIFSDMGVEFRLNTEIGKDITMEALLNDYDALFLGVGTYKSMRSGLKNEDAPGVYDALPFLIANTQHLMGYADNPQSPYINMAGKRVIVLGGGDTAMDCVRTALRHGAEQVICAYRRDEKSMPGSKREVKNAREEGAEFMFNLQPLSIEVDDQGHVSGLQMRRTEMGAPDSNGRRQAVAIEGSEHIVPADAVIMAFGFSPHRMGWLAEHNVMLDRQGRVVAPTVAGYPYQTSNRKIFAGGDIVRGADLIVTAIAEGRKAAESIGYYLNVL; encoded by the coding sequence ATGAATCAATTTATCGTTGCGGAATCTGAAGCCTGCATCGGCTGCCGAAGCTGCGAAGTGGCTTGTGTAACCGCGCACCATCAGGGGGCATACCCAAGTCAGCGGGAGTACTTTACCCCGCGAGTGAAAGTCATTCAGGGCGCCAAGGCCAATACCGCCGTGTTTTGTCATCATTGCGAAGATGCGCCTTGTGCCAATGTGTGCCCGACAGGGGCGATTGCACAGCGTGCTGCCAGTATTCACGTTAGCCAGGAGAAATGCATAGGCTGTAAAGCCTGTGCGGTCGCTTGTCCGTTTGGCATGATGACGGTGGTCACCGAGACGGTGCAGCCTGCCAACCATCGTCTGGCTGAAAGCTATCAAAAAGTCGAAGCGCAAAAGTGCGATCTCTGCAGTGAACTGAACCATGATCCTGCCTGTATACGTGCCTGCCCGACCCATGCCTTGCGCCTGGTAGACCGGCAAACGTTGGCCGAGCAGCAGAAAGAAAAGCGTTTACGTGCCGCTGCGCGCGATCACCACAGCCTATTGTCGGGCTATGCTGCCCACCAGGATAGAGGAAGTAACGCGCCTGCCAGGCCAAAGCCTGTCTTTAATTTGCTGCAACAGCCGCGAGCACCCCGGCTGGAAGCCAGCAAAATCCCACTCGAATTACGTAAAACCACTTTTGCCGAGATCTACCAGCCGTTTAATGAACAGCAGATCCAGCAGCAGGCAGAGCGCTGTCTGAGCTGTGGCAAACAGAGTATCTGCGCGTGGACTTGCCCACTGCATAACCAAATCCCGCAATGGATCAAACTGGCCAGTCAGGGGCGGATTTGGGAGGCGGCTGAGCTTTCGCACCAGACCAGCAGCCTGCCGGAAGTGTGCGGCAGGGTCTGCCCACAGGACCGCTTGTGTGAGCAATCTTGTACGCTGAGCGAACATGGTGGCGCGGTCACCATCGGCAATATTGAACGCTACATCACGGAAACGGCGTTTGAGATGGGATGGCGGCCGGATATGTCGGCGGTGAAAGACAGCGGAAAACGCGTTGCCATTATCGGTGCGGGCCCGGCGGGGCTGGGCTGCGCCGATATTCTGGTTCGTCACGGTATCAAGCCGGTGGTGTTTGACCGTTACCCGGAAATCGGTGGCCTGCTGACCTTTGGCATTCCCGCGTTCAAGCTCAGTAAAGATGTGATGGCCAGACGGCGTGAAATCTTCAGTGATATGGGGGTGGAGTTCCGCCTGAATACCGAGATCGGTAAGGATATCACCATGGAGGCGTTGCTGAATGATTACGACGCCTTGTTCCTGGGTGTCGGGACCTATAAATCGATGCGTTCCGGCCTGAAGAATGAGGACGCACCCGGCGTATATGATGCACTGCCGTTCCTGATCGCCAATACCCAACACCTGATGGGCTACGCAGATAATCCGCAGAGCCCTTACATCAATATGGCGGGCAAACGGGTGATTGTATTGGGCGGTGGTGATACCGCTATGGACTGTGTGCGTACCGCTCTGCGCCACGGGGCGGAACAGGTGATTTGTGCCTATCGGCGTGATGAAAAGAGTATGCCAGGCTCAAAGCGTGAAGTGAAAAATGCGCGTGAAGAAGGCGCGGAGTTCATGTTCAACCTGCAGCCGTTAAGTATAGAGGTTGATGATCAAGGCCATGTCAGTGGTCTTCAGATGCGCCGAACCGAGATGGGGGCGCCGGACAGCAACGGAAGGCGCCAGGCGGTGGCGATTGAGGGCTCTGAACATATCGTGCCTGCCGACGCGGTGATCATGGCCTTTGGTTTCAGCCCGCACCGGATGGGATGGTTGGCGGAGCATAACGTCATGCTGGATAGGCAAGGGCGGGTGGTGGCACCTACCGTTGCCGGGTACCCCTATCAGACCAGTAACCGTAAAATATTCGCTGGAGGGGATATAGTTCGCGGCGCCGACCTGATTGTTACCGCTATTGCTGAAGGACGTAAGGCAGCGGAAAGCATCGGCTATTACCTCAATGTGTTATAG
- a CDS encoding 4Fe-4S dicluster domain-containing protein, with protein sequence MNQFVIADIKLCIGCRTCEIACVMAHRDDDALPLSAENFTPRLKVMKTFNISAPILCRQCENAPCLNACPNDAIHNQDGSVQVIQSRCIGCKSCMVACPYGAMEVVASHSHDAARPQRVQANKCDLCHGRGEGPACVEVCPTGALTLIKPADLQAMQQERQLRAACGTTPNLRS encoded by the coding sequence ATGAATCAATTTGTCATTGCCGACATCAAACTGTGCATTGGCTGTCGCACCTGCGAGATTGCCTGCGTGATGGCGCATCGAGATGATGATGCGTTACCGCTGTCGGCAGAAAACTTTACCCCGCGCCTGAAAGTGATGAAAACTTTCAATATCAGCGCGCCGATACTGTGTCGGCAGTGTGAGAATGCGCCTTGCCTGAATGCCTGCCCAAATGATGCCATCCATAATCAGGATGGCAGTGTGCAGGTGATCCAGTCGCGCTGTATTGGCTGTAAGTCCTGCATGGTGGCGTGCCCTTATGGCGCGATGGAAGTGGTGGCCAGCCACAGTCATGATGCCGCCCGGCCGCAACGGGTTCAGGCGAACAAATGTGACCTGTGCCACGGGCGCGGCGAGGGGCCTGCTTGCGTAGAAGTCTGCCCGACGGGAGCATTAACGCTGATAAAGCCAGCGGACCTGCAGGCAATGCAACAGGAAAGGCAGTTGCGTGCTGCATGCGGCACCACGCCCAATCTGCGGTCTTAA
- a CDS encoding DeoR family transcriptional regulator, with translation MQSSIQVSCRHHAILSLLQDCGYISTDELAKVLNVSVHTIRRDLNMLESQHQLRRCHGGAEALNKQSSREHAPETEQAITIAKAIVTELEAGSCLYIDSQTVGAAVVGLLPEEVYYLITQHIELIGIARRNPFIAIFFLGRELSPGDADVSIQMSMIKWLPRPVDYSIVEVDYIDNSGIIFGDCFKYPSVKRHFLRGGQRQYVVYRQDDCTRRSLVKLGAMDRHKRVFCLA, from the coding sequence ATGCAAAGTTCAATTCAGGTTAGCTGTAGACATCATGCCATCCTGAGCTTATTGCAAGATTGTGGCTATATCAGTACCGACGAGCTGGCAAAGGTGCTTAATGTCTCGGTGCACACGATTCGCCGCGACCTGAATATGCTGGAAAGCCAGCATCAGCTACGTCGATGCCATGGCGGTGCAGAGGCGTTGAATAAACAATCCAGCAGAGAACATGCCCCAGAGACTGAACAGGCTATTACCATTGCCAAGGCGATAGTTACGGAACTGGAGGCAGGCAGTTGTCTTTATATTGACAGCCAGACGGTGGGGGCGGCCGTGGTTGGGTTATTGCCTGAAGAGGTGTACTACCTGATCACACAGCATATTGAGCTGATTGGAATTGCACGAAGGAATCCATTTATTGCTATCTTTTTTCTTGGTCGGGAGTTATCGCCAGGCGATGCAGATGTCAGCATCCAGATGTCAATGATTAAATGGCTTCCCAGACCGGTGGATTACAGTATCGTTGAGGTCGATTATATTGATAATTCAGGCATTATTTTTGGTGACTGTTTTAAGTACCCCTCAGTAAAGCGTCATTTTTTGCGCGGGGGACAACGCCAGTATGTTGTTTATCGCCAGGATGACTGCACGCGACGTTCATTGGTGAAACTCGGGGCAATGGATCGTCATAAACGGGTTTTCTGCCTCGCGTAG
- the gcl gene encoding glyoxylate carboligase: MARIRAIEAAVEILKKEGVSVAFGVPGAAINPLYAALKKQGGIDHILARHVEGASHMAEGYTRAAPGNIGVCIGTSGPAGTDMITGLYAASADSIPILCLTGQAPVAKLHKEDFQSVDIEAIAKPVTKMAVTILEAGQLPGTFQKAFFEMRSGRPGPVLIDLPFDVQMTEIEFDIELYQPMEPHRPQATRAQAVRALEMMNAAEKPVLIAGGGIINAEAADLLQQLAEITGVPVIQTLRGWGTIPDDHPLMAGRMGCQANHRYGNANFLESDFVFGIGNRWANRNTGALETYTKGRKFIHVDIEPTQIGRVFSPDLGIVSDAKVALKLFVDVAKEMKAAGKLTDRSDWAASCLARKRSMLRRDDFDCTPIKPQRIYHEMNKAFGKNTRYISTIGLAQIAANQFLHVYKPRHWINACQAGPLGWTLPAALGVVKADPVTQVVAISGDYDFQFLVEELAVGAQFNLPYIHVLINNAYLGLIRQAQRAFDIDYCVQLAFENINAPEVNGYGVDHLKVVEGLGCKALRVFDPEKIGPALEEAKQLRDRYQVPVVVEVITERVTNIAMGPDIDKVTEFEEIIDL, encoded by the coding sequence ATGGCAAGAATAAGAGCAATTGAAGCAGCAGTAGAAATTTTAAAGAAAGAGGGGGTTAGCGTTGCTTTTGGCGTACCAGGGGCGGCTATCAACCCGCTTTATGCCGCATTGAAAAAACAGGGAGGGATTGACCATATTCTGGCGCGCCATGTTGAAGGGGCATCACACATGGCAGAGGGGTATACGCGTGCCGCACCAGGCAATATTGGCGTATGCATCGGGACATCCGGGCCAGCAGGGACCGATATGATCACCGGTTTGTATGCGGCATCGGCCGATTCTATTCCTATCCTGTGCCTGACCGGTCAGGCGCCTGTCGCCAAACTGCATAAAGAAGATTTCCAATCCGTTGATATTGAGGCTATTGCCAAGCCAGTGACCAAAATGGCGGTCACCATTCTGGAGGCGGGCCAACTGCCAGGCACGTTCCAGAAAGCCTTTTTCGAAATGCGTTCTGGCCGCCCTGGCCCGGTATTGATCGATCTCCCCTTTGATGTGCAGATGACCGAGATCGAGTTTGATATCGAACTTTACCAGCCCATGGAACCGCACCGCCCGCAAGCCACCCGTGCGCAGGCCGTGCGCGCGTTGGAAATGATGAATGCGGCCGAGAAACCGGTGCTGATTGCCGGCGGTGGCATTATCAATGCGGAAGCCGCCGATTTGCTGCAGCAGTTGGCAGAAATCACCGGCGTACCCGTTATCCAGACCTTACGGGGTTGGGGGACAATCCCTGACGATCATCCGTTGATGGCCGGGCGCATGGGATGCCAGGCGAACCATCGCTACGGTAATGCCAACTTCCTTGAGTCCGATTTTGTGTTTGGCATTGGTAACCGTTGGGCAAACCGTAATACCGGCGCGCTGGAGACCTACACCAAAGGCCGTAAATTTATTCATGTCGATATCGAACCGACGCAGATTGGCCGCGTATTCAGCCCGGATCTGGGGATTGTCTCAGACGCTAAAGTGGCACTGAAACTGTTCGTCGACGTCGCCAAAGAGATGAAGGCAGCAGGAAAACTGACAGATCGCAGTGACTGGGCCGCGTCTTGTCTGGCCCGCAAGCGTTCGATGTTGCGCCGCGATGACTTTGACTGCACCCCGATCAAACCACAGCGCATCTATCACGAGATGAATAAGGCATTCGGCAAGAATACCCGTTATATCTCAACCATTGGACTGGCACAGATTGCCGCCAACCAGTTTTTACATGTTTACAAACCACGCCATTGGATTAACGCCTGTCAGGCGGGTCCCTTGGGCTGGACGCTACCTGCCGCGCTGGGCGTGGTTAAAGCTGACCCTGTGACGCAGGTTGTGGCAATTTCAGGCGACTATGACTTCCAGTTCCTGGTCGAAGAGCTGGCCGTAGGGGCGCAATTTAACCTGCCTTATATCCACGTGTTGATTAACAACGCTTATCTGGGGCTGATCCGCCAGGCACAGCGCGCTTTCGATATCGATTACTGCGTTCAACTGGCCTTTGAAAATATCAATGCGCCAGAGGTGAACGGCTATGGTGTCGATCATCTTAAAGTGGTTGAAGGCTTAGGGTGTAAGGCGCTGCGGGTCTTTGATCCCGAGAAGATTGGGCCCGCACTGGAAGAAGCCAAGCAGCTGCGAGACCGCTATCAGGTACCGGTAGTGGTGGAGGTGATCACCGAAAGGGTGACCAACATCGCCATGGGGCCAGATATCGATAAAGTGACTGAATTTGAAGAGATCATCGATCTTTAA
- the hyi gene encoding hydroxypyruvate isomerase, whose product MPKFAANLTMMFTELPFMARFAAAKKAGFDGVEYLFPYDFSAQEIAQELAKHQLTQVLFNLPAGNWAEGERGIACLPDRVDEFRSGIENAIVYAKALGCRKVNCLAGKKPDALEGEQAKTTLINNLTFAANRLAEHGIELVIEAINTRDIPGFFVTHSQQAAELIEEVGRSNLRYQYDIYHMQIMEGDLARTMERYLPIIGHLQLADNPGRHEPGTGEINYPFLFQHIDALGYDGWIGCEYVPANGTEAGLGWLNNAC is encoded by the coding sequence ATGCCTAAATTTGCTGCAAACCTAACCATGATGTTTACCGAACTTCCGTTTATGGCGCGTTTTGCCGCGGCAAAAAAAGCGGGTTTTGATGGGGTCGAATATCTGTTTCCTTACGATTTTTCAGCACAGGAGATTGCTCAGGAGTTGGCTAAGCATCAGCTCACTCAGGTGCTGTTTAATTTGCCAGCAGGTAACTGGGCTGAAGGGGAGCGGGGTATTGCCTGCCTGCCGGATCGTGTGGACGAGTTCCGCAGCGGCATAGAAAACGCCATCGTCTATGCCAAGGCGTTGGGATGTCGCAAGGTGAACTGCCTGGCCGGTAAGAAACCTGATGCGCTGGAGGGAGAACAGGCTAAAACCACGCTGATCAACAACCTGACGTTTGCCGCCAACCGCCTGGCAGAGCACGGTATTGAACTGGTGATTGAAGCGATCAACACCCGCGATATCCCTGGCTTCTTTGTGACCCATAGCCAGCAGGCGGCTGAATTGATCGAGGAAGTCGGCAGAAGCAATCTGCGTTATCAATATGATATTTACCATATGCAAATCATGGAGGGGGATTTAGCCAGAACCATGGAGCGCTATTTGCCGATTATCGGTCATCTGCAACTGGCCGATAACCCCGGCCGCCATGAACCCGGCACTGGGGAGATCAACTATCCGTTCCTGTTCCAGCACATTGATGCATTGGGCTACGACGGATGGATTGGTTGTGAATATGTTCCTGCCAATGGCACCGAGGCTGGGCTCGGCTGGTTAAATAACGCCTGCTAA
- a CDS encoding 2-hydroxy-3-oxopropionate reductase: protein MKNIGFIGTGIMGKPMAKNLQNAGYTLHFAEHFEPAPAELLGERGIACPTPAAVAQACEVIFIMVPDTPQVEDVLFNDDYGIEKGLSAGKIVVDMSSISPMATKRFALRVEKSAAHYMDAPVSGGEVGAKAGTLSIMVGGTPEVFERVNPLLQFLGKNITLVGGHGDGQTCKVANQIIVALNIEAVSEALLFAAKAGADPARVRQALMGGFASSKILEVHGERMVKGTFEPGFRIALHQKDLNLALEGARELQLNLPNTAMAQQLFSTCAALGGSQWDHSAMIRALEHMSDFCIRD, encoded by the coding sequence ATGAAAAATATTGGTTTTATCGGTACGGGCATTATGGGAAAACCGATGGCTAAAAATTTGCAGAACGCAGGTTATACGCTGCATTTTGCCGAACACTTTGAACCTGCACCGGCTGAGTTGTTGGGGGAGAGGGGCATTGCCTGCCCGACGCCAGCCGCGGTTGCGCAGGCATGTGAGGTGATTTTCATCATGGTGCCGGACACGCCGCAAGTAGAAGACGTCCTGTTCAATGACGATTATGGGATTGAAAAAGGGTTGTCTGCGGGCAAGATCGTGGTGGATATGAGCTCTATTTCGCCGATGGCGACCAAGCGATTTGCCCTACGTGTAGAAAAAAGCGCGGCGCATTATATGGATGCGCCTGTCTCTGGCGGCGAAGTTGGTGCAAAAGCCGGGACGCTTTCCATTATGGTGGGCGGTACGCCTGAGGTTTTTGAGCGCGTCAATCCGCTGTTGCAGTTTCTGGGTAAGAACATCACGTTGGTAGGCGGGCACGGCGATGGGCAGACATGCAAAGTGGCGAATCAGATCATTGTGGCCCTGAATATTGAGGCCGTATCTGAAGCCCTGCTGTTTGCGGCCAAAGCCGGGGCCGATCCTGCACGGGTTCGTCAGGCGCTGATGGGCGGATTTGCTTCGTCGAAAATTCTCGAGGTGCATGGTGAGCGTATGGTCAAGGGAACCTTTGAACCGGGGTTCCGCATTGCATTACACCAGAAGGATCTAAATCTGGCGTTGGAAGGGGCCCGTGAACTGCAACTGAACCTGCCTAACACCGCGATGGCACAGCAGCTTTTCAGCACCTGCGCCGCGTTGGGGGGCAGCCAGTGGGATCACTCGGCGATGATCCGCGCTCTTGAACATATGAGCGATTTCTGTATCCGTGACTAG
- the dhaR gene encoding dihydroxyacetone kinase operon transcriptional regulator DhaR: MEAQIELKKRWDFFQKHHWVAPEFLSSPVLKSWERCCKQSSPYKWMKPHIVSGYTLNSLLHRHRTTILVAGIVIEDTYALAEPGEMILAVTDDNGCMLSLVGHPALIDELNQLGLKKGCFWNEGIIGTNAISLCLDQNAPVELLTAEHYNKHLHPYACAAAPFFDLNGKKCGAILLLKRAELHSKESLMIANACAREVELRLHITSEQLSTNNVLCQRNAVLECMDDGLLAWNEDMIITMINPQAAKAFNLPVNDIIGKNVHHVIRFSPVIMAGIEQRVKLVRKQITVEVLGEFIEALVTLRPLSDNSFLLLSHPLDKIRELAQRQIGRSANITFENLPAVSKKMRHVITVAKRAVKSRVPILLYGEEGVGKLGLAMAIHNESEFKTGPFITLNCGMLHPENMEKEVLGYDEDKGLPSKFELAHGGTLYLENIEYLPPTLQSALLKMLKTGLVMRSDSQRLIPVNFQLIASAQSDLGLYVSQNRFSRQLYYEISIHEIDIPPLRNRKEDVQHIIQTLISEHGKANNTYISIDDKAMEALMNYSWKGNNSELKNKIEKILLHRKGHVIYFDALPDEIKNNLHNSAGGTLPPLLSLDEVERQTIEHAWELYGGKMNEMAKALKIGRTTLWRKINKYGLQATVS; encoded by the coding sequence ATGGAAGCTCAAATCGAACTTAAAAAAAGGTGGGATTTTTTTCAAAAACATCATTGGGTTGCCCCCGAATTTTTGTCTTCTCCGGTACTGAAATCCTGGGAGCGTTGTTGTAAACAATCCAGCCCTTATAAGTGGATGAAACCCCACATTGTTTCCGGATATACCCTTAACTCGCTCCTGCACCGTCACCGTACCACGATCCTGGTGGCCGGGATCGTGATTGAAGATACCTACGCGTTAGCTGAACCCGGAGAGATGATACTGGCGGTCACCGACGATAACGGGTGCATGCTATCGCTGGTAGGGCATCCGGCTCTGATCGATGAACTTAATCAGTTGGGATTGAAAAAGGGCTGTTTCTGGAACGAGGGCATTATTGGTACCAATGCCATCAGCCTGTGTCTGGACCAGAATGCGCCGGTAGAGCTGCTTACCGCAGAGCATTACAACAAACATTTGCATCCTTACGCTTGCGCCGCTGCGCCGTTCTTTGACCTGAACGGCAAAAAATGTGGCGCGATCCTGCTGCTTAAACGTGCAGAGTTGCACAGCAAAGAAAGCCTGATGATCGCCAACGCCTGTGCAAGAGAGGTTGAATTGCGGTTACATATCACCAGTGAGCAACTCAGTACCAACAATGTCCTTTGCCAACGGAACGCCGTCCTGGAGTGTATGGATGATGGCTTGCTGGCCTGGAATGAAGATATGATCATCACCATGATTAATCCCCAGGCGGCCAAGGCGTTTAATCTGCCGGTGAATGACATCATTGGGAAAAACGTACATCACGTGATTCGCTTCTCGCCGGTTATCATGGCGGGGATCGAGCAACGGGTGAAACTGGTGCGTAAACAGATTACGGTGGAGGTGTTGGGGGAATTTATTGAAGCGTTAGTCACCCTGCGTCCTTTAAGCGATAACAGTTTCCTATTACTCTCCCACCCCTTGGATAAAATTCGTGAGCTGGCCCAGCGGCAGATTGGTCGCAGCGCCAATATCACCTTTGAAAACCTCCCTGCGGTATCCAAGAAGATGCGGCATGTCATCACGGTGGCCAAACGTGCGGTAAAATCCAGAGTGCCGATCCTGCTGTACGGGGAGGAGGGCGTGGGTAAGCTGGGGCTGGCCATGGCGATACATAACGAGAGCGAGTTCAAAACCGGGCCATTTATCACTCTAAATTGCGGTATGTTGCATCCCGAAAACATGGAAAAAGAAGTACTGGGCTATGACGAAGACAAAGGGCTGCCGTCCAAGTTCGAGCTTGCCCATGGTGGCACACTGTATCTGGAGAATATCGAATATCTGCCGCCGACGTTGCAGAGCGCCTTATTGAAAATGCTTAAAACGGGCTTGGTCATGCGTAGTGATAGCCAGCGTTTGATCCCGGTAAACTTCCAGCTTATTGCCAGTGCCCAATCCGATCTGGGTCTTTATGTTTCGCAAAATCGTTTTAGTCGGCAACTCTATTATGAGATTTCTATTCATGAGATTGATATCCCACCTTTAAGGAACCGTAAAGAGGATGTGCAGCATATTATCCAGACATTAATAAGCGAGCATGGCAAAGCCAATAACACCTATATCTCTATTGACGATAAGGCCATGGAAGCGCTGATGAACTACAGCTGGAAAGGGAATAATTCCGAATTAAAGAACAAAATAGAAAAAATTTTGCTGCATCGTAAAGGGCACGTTATCTATTTTGATGCGTTGCCAGACGAAATAAAAAACAATCTGCATAACAGCGCGGGGGGAACGCTGCCACCGTTATTGTCATTGGATGAGGTGGAAAGACAAACTATTGAGCATGCTTGGGAGTTGTATGGCGGCAAGATGAACGAGATGGCCAAAGCATTAAAAATAGGGCGTACCACCCTGTGGCGGAAAATCAACAAATACGGTTTGCAGGCGACAGTTTCTTGA
- a CDS encoding BCCT family transporter has translation MENKILTPERNGEIDKAVFWPATILTLLMIVVFISEPERSGQVLENVHAFTTGQLGWFFLLCTFAVILFCLFLAGSRYGNLVLGVQGEKPAFSTLTWLGMIFTSGTGGSVLYLGAVEWIYIIQSPPLGLAPGSIDAARWASAYGMFHWGPSAWAWYIASAVPIGYFLHVRKQSALKISEFTRPILGKRVDGAAGHLINFLFMFGLLGGVMTSLALGTPLISNAIVYVMGWESNNAFIDTFVIFLWTFIPLVALIFGLKRGVSVLSDWNVKADVIMLACIAVCGPLAFILNQSVDGLGLMLQNFIYMSLQTDAIREGGFPQSWTIFYFSWWVVYSLPFGLFIAKISQGRTIRELVLGGLVAGSLGCMVFYMVLSNFGIEMQMKGGIDLIAIMAEKGRGAVVYTMLEQLPLGTAFIFAFGLITLISYITGHCAVGYSLAATTQKRLAADESPAHWNIAFWLILAGIVSLSLYFINPQSLKPLQTVSILTAFPLCFVIYIVVHSFIKQINQDFPHGFPASCDNGKIYLDVMTPVIADQEGQVGAQPESSV, from the coding sequence ATGGAAAATAAAATTTTAACTCCAGAGCGCAACGGTGAAATTGATAAGGCGGTATTTTGGCCAGCCACAATTTTAACGCTGCTGATGATCGTGGTCTTTATCTCTGAGCCAGAACGCAGCGGGCAGGTATTAGAGAACGTCCATGCCTTCACTACCGGGCAATTAGGGTGGTTTTTCCTATTGTGCACGTTTGCTGTGATTCTGTTCTGTCTTTTTCTGGCCGGTTCCCGCTATGGCAATCTGGTGTTGGGGGTTCAGGGAGAAAAACCGGCGTTCTCTACCCTCACCTGGTTGGGGATGATCTTTACTTCAGGCACTGGCGGCAGCGTGCTGTATCTAGGGGCTGTGGAGTGGATCTATATCATCCAGTCACCCCCCTTGGGGTTGGCTCCCGGCTCTATCGATGCGGCGCGTTGGGCTTCGGCCTACGGCATGTTCCATTGGGGGCCTTCGGCCTGGGCCTGGTATATCGCCAGTGCTGTTCCTATTGGTTATTTTTTGCATGTTCGCAAACAGTCGGCGTTAAAAATCAGCGAGTTCACCCGCCCCATACTGGGCAAGCGTGTGGATGGGGCCGCTGGGCATCTGATCAATTTTCTGTTTATGTTCGGCCTGTTGGGTGGCGTGATGACGTCACTTGCTCTGGGCACACCACTGATTTCAAACGCTATCGTCTATGTGATGGGATGGGAAAGTAATAACGCCTTTATCGATACCTTTGTAATTTTCCTTTGGACCTTTATCCCGCTGGTTGCCCTGATCTTTGGTTTAAAACGGGGTGTGTCGGTATTGAGTGATTGGAATGTCAAAGCCGATGTGATCATGCTGGCGTGTATTGCCGTCTGTGGGCCGTTGGCCTTTATTCTTAATCAATCCGTCGATGGATTGGGATTAATGCTGCAAAACTTTATCTATATGAGTTTGCAGACCGATGCGATTAGAGAAGGTGGATTCCCACAAAGTTGGACCATTTTTTATTTCTCATGGTGGGTGGTTTATTCCCTGCCATTCGGGTTGTTCATTGCCAAAATATCCCAGGGGCGGACCATCCGTGAGTTGGTTTTAGGCGGCCTGGTAGCCGGTTCGTTAGGATGTATGGTGTTCTACATGGTGCTGTCGAATTTCGGCATTGAAATGCAGATGAAAGGCGGTATTGACCTGATTGCCATTATGGCAGAGAAGGGACGCGGTGCCGTTGTCTATACCATGTTGGAGCAATTACCGTTAGGCACGGCATTTATCTTCGCTTTCGGCCTGATTACCCTGATTTCCTATATTACCGGGCACTGCGCGGTGGGGTATTCACTGGCGGCGACCACTCAGAAAAGATTGGCAGCGGATGAATCTCCGGCGCACTGGAATATCGCGTTCTGGCTGATTCTGGCCGGGATAGTATCGCTCTCACTCTATTTTATTAATCCGCAGAGTCTTAAGCCGTTGCAGACGGTGTCAATTCTGACCGCATTTCCACTGTGTTTCGTTATCTATATCGTCGTGCACAGCTTTATTAAACAGATTAATCAGGATTTCCCTCATGGTTTCCCGGCTTCCTGCGATAACGGCAAAATCTATCTGGATGTGATGACGCCGGTTATTGCAGACCAGGAAGGTCAAGTGGGGGCTCAGCCTGAGTCGTCTGTTTAA